A single Ketogulonicigenium vulgare WSH-001 DNA region contains:
- a CDS encoding energy-coupling factor ABC transporter ATP-binding protein, giving the protein MAPVTLDFKSLTYSPSDAPLFTGFSLTLQQHRVGVVGRNGAGKSQLLRLAAGLIAPDQGEVRLEGVDIARQRARAIELVGVIFQNPDHQIIFPTVDEEMGFGLRHLPKAEAEARIDAVLAQFQRQPWRGRAVQSLSHGQKQLLCLMAVIAMQPKLIVLDEPTSGLDLVTRLRLLRVLRDLPQDVLHVTHDLEALAGYDRVIWLDRGQVLLDGPPNTVLPAYIADMQERADAEPDH; this is encoded by the coding sequence ATGGCGCCCGTCACGCTGGATTTCAAATCGCTAACCTATAGCCCGTCGGATGCGCCGCTGTTCACCGGTTTTTCGCTGACGTTGCAGCAGCATCGTGTTGGCGTTGTCGGTCGCAACGGTGCGGGAAAATCGCAGCTTTTGCGTCTTGCGGCGGGTCTGATCGCCCCCGATCAGGGCGAGGTGCGGCTGGAAGGCGTCGATATCGCGCGCCAACGCGCCCGCGCGATTGAGCTGGTCGGCGTGATCTTTCAGAACCCCGATCACCAGATCATCTTCCCGACCGTGGACGAGGAAATGGGCTTTGGCCTGCGCCATCTGCCCAAGGCCGAGGCCGAGGCCCGTATCGACGCGGTGCTGGCACAGTTTCAGCGCCAGCCGTGGCGGGGCCGGGCAGTGCAATCGCTGTCGCATGGGCAAAAGCAATTGCTGTGCCTGATGGCCGTGATCGCGATGCAGCCGAAATTGATCGTGCTGGATGAGCCGACCTCGGGCCTTGATCTGGTGACGCGGCTGCGGTTGCTGCGCGTGCTGCGCGATCTGCCGCAGGACGTGCTGCACGTGACCCATGACCTCGAGGCGCTGGCGGGTTATGATCGCGTGATCTGGCTGGATCGCGGCCAAGTGCTGCTGGACGGCCCGCCCAATACCGTGCTGCCCGCCTATATCGCCGATATGCAAGAGCGCGCCGATGCTGAGCCTGACCACTGA
- a CDS encoding energy-coupling factor transporter transmembrane component T family protein yields MLSLTTEVPTPFHRLPAALKLTALAVFMVVVMLAFSPLTLAIAAIAVLILHMIGGLALMRQAMRLLRPIWIFVVVIVVWHAVFGTLTSGLLIAGRIITLVAAANLVTMTTPLQEMMRVIAGLLRRIGVPAGLRSQIATAAALVISFVPQLSARAGQMRMAWRARSTKRAGWRLALPLALSAIDAADQVGEALRARGAIDSDSRDQT; encoded by the coding sequence ATGCTGAGCCTGACCACTGAAGTTCCGACCCCCTTCCATCGCCTGCCGGCGGCCCTCAAGCTGACGGCGTTGGCGGTGTTTATGGTGGTGGTGATGCTGGCGTTTTCGCCGCTGACCTTGGCGATCGCCGCCATCGCCGTGCTGATCTTGCATATGATTGGCGGGCTAGCCCTGATGCGGCAGGCGATGCGGCTGCTGCGCCCGATCTGGATATTCGTTGTGGTGATCGTGGTCTGGCACGCGGTGTTCGGGACGTTGACCAGCGGGCTGCTGATCGCGGGGCGCATTATCACGCTGGTTGCGGCGGCCAATCTGGTGACCATGACGACGCCCCTGCAAGAGATGATGCGCGTGATCGCGGGCCTTTTGCGCCGCATTGGCGTGCCCGCAGGACTGCGCAGCCAGATCGCAACGGCGGCGGCGCTGGTGATCAGCTTTGTCCCGCAGCTTTCCGCCCGGGCGGGCCAGATGCGCATGGCTTGGCGCGCGCGCAGCACAAAGCGGGCAGGGTGGCGATTGGCGCTGCCTTTGGCCCTTTCTGCGATTGACGCAGCCGATCAGGTCGGCGAAGCATTGCGCGCCCGCGGTGCCATTGACAGCGATAGCCGCGACCAGACCTGA
- a CDS encoding biotin transporter BioY produces MLERNLAMIALFAALIGALAFVPALTLLNGVPISAQSMGIMLAGAVLGPKRGALAVLLFLALVALGLPLLSGGRGGLGVFMGPTIGYLVAFPIGAFVTGWIAGQFRAPMSLPAVLTGALISGVVIVNFIGALGMWWKLETSFIGALAMTTPFLLGDIIKAVLTAVITAAVAQARPSLIKQRA; encoded by the coding sequence ATGTTGGAACGCAATCTTGCGATGATCGCCCTTTTTGCCGCGCTGATCGGGGCTTTGGCCTTTGTGCCGGCGCTGACCTTGCTGAATGGGGTGCCGATCTCGGCCCAAAGCATGGGGATCATGCTGGCGGGCGCCGTTCTGGGGCCAAAACGTGGCGCGCTGGCGGTGCTGCTGTTTCTGGCGCTGGTCGCGCTGGGCCTGCCGCTGCTATCGGGCGGGCGCGGCGGTCTGGGGGTGTTTATGGGGCCGACGATTGGCTATCTGGTCGCCTTTCCCATCGGCGCATTCGTCACCGGCTGGATCGCGGGCCAGTTCCGCGCGCCCATGAGCCTGCCTGCCGTGCTGACAGGCGCGCTGATCAGCGGCGTGGTGATCGTGAATTTCATCGGCGCGCTGGGCATGTGGTGGAAACTAGAGACCAGCTTTATCGGCGCATTGGCGATGACCACGCCCTTTTTGCTGGGGGATATCATCAAAGCGGTGCTGACGGCGGTGATCACCGCCGCCGTGGCACAGGCGCGTCCCAGCCTGATCAAACAGCGCGCCTAA
- a CDS encoding lytic murein transglycosylase encodes MRKTALTFLLGALLAGPAAALTCGDTAAGFGAWKREFAQYAAQNGVGARGLAALDSATYATRTINADRNQRSFRYELDEFMRIRGGDTIVAQGRRQIENNRDFFLQLELTYGVPSSIIVAIHGMETGFGNFMGDSNVVSAITTLAYDCRRPAFFTPHALAALQLVDRGAISPNSTGAMHGELGHTQFLPGNILAYGVDGNGDGIVDMTNRADSLYSTANFLRQKGWQTGQSYAEGGPNFRVIQEWNAAGVYQRAIALIASRIDA; translated from the coding sequence ATGCGGAAGACGGCTTTGACATTCCTGCTGGGCGCGCTGCTTGCAGGCCCGGCGGCGGCCTTGACCTGCGGTGATACCGCCGCAGGTTTTGGCGCGTGGAAGCGCGAATTTGCGCAATATGCGGCGCAAAACGGCGTCGGCGCGCGAGGATTGGCGGCGCTCGATAGTGCGACCTATGCGACCCGAACCATTAACGCCGACCGCAACCAGCGCAGTTTCCGCTATGAGCTGGACGAGTTCATGCGCATTCGCGGCGGCGACACCATCGTCGCCCAAGGTCGCCGCCAGATCGAGAATAACCGCGATTTCTTTCTGCAACTGGAACTGACCTATGGCGTTCCCTCTAGCATCATCGTCGCGATCCATGGGATGGAGACCGGCTTTGGCAATTTCATGGGCGACAGCAACGTGGTCTCGGCGATCACGACGCTGGCCTATGACTGCCGCCGCCCCGCATTCTTCACGCCCCATGCGCTGGCCGCGCTGCAATTGGTGGATCGCGGCGCGATCAGCCCGAATTCCACCGGCGCGATGCATGGCGAGCTGGGCCATACCCAATTCCTGCCCGGCAATATTCTGGCTTACGGTGTCGACGGCAACGGGGATGGCATCGTCGATATGACGAACCGCGCAGATTCGCTGTATTCCACCGCGAATTTTCTGCGCCAAAAGGGCTGGCAGACCGGCCAGAGCTATGCCGAGGGTGGCCCGAATTTCAGGGTGATCCAAGAATGGAATGCGGCGGGCGTCTATCAGCGCGCCATCGCCCTGATCGCCAGCCGCATCGACGCCTGA
- a CDS encoding SMP-30/gluconolactonase/LRE family protein, translating into MNKLISSLSVAALFAAAAPAMAAEPVELWRTTGFTAPESVSYDPGTDAFYVTNVNGDAEGAAGFISKLNRDGTIAEERFAEGLTRPLGTAIADGVLYVATVNSIATVDLASGEVTQYPAPEGTNMLNGIDVAEDGTVYATDTMAGSIYALQDGTVSLWLQDPALAGINGIEVDGERLIIVRMGDLSNGFANISPIGDAKQINIASKEISDFGQTEIGIFDGVDMAEGGVLAADYAGGKLVFIPEEGAPETILDTGMLSFADHHYYPELDGLVIVPVTQSNVVIAYSWQQ; encoded by the coding sequence ATGAACAAGCTCATCTCGTCCCTGTCTGTCGCCGCCCTGTTTGCAGCTGCCGCCCCCGCTATGGCGGCCGAGCCAGTCGAACTGTGGCGCACCACCGGCTTTACGGCACCTGAATCGGTCTCTTATGACCCCGGCACCGACGCATTCTATGTGACCAACGTGAACGGCGACGCCGAAGGCGCGGCTGGCTTTATTTCGAAACTGAACCGCGACGGCACCATCGCCGAGGAACGCTTTGCCGAAGGGCTGACCCGCCCGCTGGGCACTGCAATCGCGGATGGCGTCCTGTATGTGGCAACCGTGAATTCGATTGCCACGGTTGATCTAGCATCGGGCGAAGTCACCCAATATCCCGCGCCCGAAGGCACCAATATGCTGAACGGTATCGATGTGGCCGAAGATGGCACGGTCTATGCGACCGACACGATGGCCGGTTCGATCTATGCGCTGCAGGACGGCACTGTCAGCCTGTGGCTGCAAGATCCGGCGCTGGCGGGTATCAACGGCATCGAAGTGGATGGCGAGCGTCTGATCATTGTCCGCATGGGCGATCTGTCGAACGGCTTTGCCAATATCTCGCCCATTGGCGATGCCAAGCAGATCAATATCGCATCCAAAGAAATCAGCGATTTCGGCCAGACCGAGATCGGTATTTTCGACGGTGTTGATATGGCCGAAGGCGGCGTTCTTGCGGCAGATTACGCCGGCGGCAAGCTGGTCTTTATCCCCGAGGAAGGCGCCCCCGAGACGATCCTTGATACCGGGATGCTCAGCTTTGCCGACCACCATTACTATCCCGAACTTGATGGTCTGGTGATCGTGCCGGTGACGCAGTCGAATGTCGTCATCGCCTATAGCTGGCAGCAATAA
- the metG gene encoding methionine--tRNA ligase, with translation MARHLITSAIPYINGIKHLGNLVGSQLPADLYARYQRGRGHEVMFLCATDEHGTPAEIAAAKAGKPVAEYCAEMHDVQAEIAKGFRLSFDHFGRSSSAQNHKLTQHFAGVLAERGFIREVTEMQMYSPTDGRYLPDRYIEGTCPNCGFPDARGDQCDNCTKQLDPVDLINPRSAISGATDLEMRETKHLYLCQSQLQDKIAAWIDSKTDWPVLTTSIAKKWLTDGDGLQDRGITRDLDWGIPVKKGDADWPGMEGKVFYVWFDAPIEYIASAQEWVDAGKGVDWERWWRTDKGADDVTYTQFMGKDNVPFHTLTFPATILGSGEPWKLVDYIKSFNYLNYDGGQFSTSRGRGVFMDQALSILPADYWRWWLLSHAPETSDSEFTWDNFQMSVNKDLADVLGNFVSRVTKFCRSKFGEVIPEGGTWGARENALIAELTQRLQAYEGFMDAMEVRKASSELRAIWVAGNEYLQSAGPWTTIKTDTETAAMQTRLGLNLIRLYAVLSAPFIPDASATMLAAMKTADDQWPTDITGFLTALPAGHAFEVPEVLFGKITDEQREDWQVRFAGTR, from the coding sequence ATGGCACGGCATCTTATCACCTCGGCTATTCCCTATATCAACGGGATCAAGCATCTGGGCAATCTGGTGGGAAGCCAGCTGCCTGCGGATCTTTATGCGCGATATCAGCGGGGGCGCGGTCATGAGGTGATGTTCCTCTGCGCAACCGATGAACACGGCACGCCCGCCGAGATTGCTGCCGCCAAAGCCGGTAAACCCGTCGCGGAATACTGCGCCGAGATGCATGATGTGCAGGCCGAGATCGCGAAAGGCTTCCGCCTGTCGTTCGACCATTTCGGCCGCTCGTCCAGCGCGCAGAACCACAAGCTGACCCAGCATTTCGCAGGCGTTCTGGCCGAGCGCGGCTTTATCCGCGAAGTGACCGAAATGCAGATGTATTCGCCGACCGATGGCCGCTATCTGCCCGACCGCTATATCGAGGGCACCTGCCCCAATTGCGGCTTTCCCGACGCGCGCGGCGATCAATGCGACAATTGCACCAAGCAGCTTGATCCGGTCGATCTGATTAACCCGCGCTCGGCGATCTCGGGCGCGACCGATCTGGAAATGCGCGAGACGAAGCACCTCTACCTGTGCCAAAGCCAGCTGCAGGACAAGATCGCGGCATGGATCGACAGTAAGACCGACTGGCCGGTGCTGACGACCTCGATCGCAAAGAAATGGCTGACGGATGGCGACGGGCTGCAAGATCGCGGCATCACGCGCGATCTGGATTGGGGCATTCCGGTGAAAAAGGGCGATGCGGACTGGCCCGGCATGGAGGGCAAAGTCTTTTACGTCTGGTTCGACGCCCCCATCGAATATATCGCCAGCGCGCAAGAATGGGTTGATGCCGGTAAGGGCGTGGATTGGGAGCGCTGGTGGCGCACCGACAAGGGCGCCGATGACGTGACCTATACCCAGTTCATGGGCAAGGATAACGTCCCCTTCCACACGCTGACCTTCCCCGCCACGATCCTGGGTTCGGGCGAGCCGTGGAAGCTGGTCGATTACATCAAGTCGTTCAACTATCTGAATTATGACGGCGGCCAATTCTCGACCTCGCGCGGGCGCGGCGTGTTCATGGATCAGGCTTTGTCGATCCTACCCGCTGACTACTGGCGCTGGTGGCTGCTGTCACATGCGCCCGAGACCTCGGATTCCGAATTCACCTGGGACAATTTCCAGATGTCAGTGAACAAGGATCTGGCCGATGTGCTGGGCAATTTTGTCAGCCGCGTCACCAAATTCTGCCGCAGCAAATTCGGCGAAGTCATCCCCGAGGGTGGCACCTGGGGCGCGCGTGAGAACGCCCTGATCGCCGAGCTGACCCAGCGCCTTCAGGCCTATGAGGGCTTTATGGATGCGATGGAGGTGCGCAAAGCCTCATCCGAGCTGCGCGCGATCTGGGTTGCGGGCAATGAATACCTGCAATCGGCAGGTCCCTGGACCACGATCAAAACCGATACCGAGACCGCCGCCATGCAGACGCGTCTGGGTCTGAACCTGATCCGTCTTTATGCCGTGCTATCCGCGCCCTTTATCCCCGATGCATCGGCCACGATGCTGGCGGCGATGAAGACCGCGGATGATCAATGGCCCACAGATATCACCGGTTTCCTGACGGCCCTGCCCGCAGGCCATGCATTTGAGGTGCCCGAGGTGCTGTTCGGCAAAATCACCGACGAGCAGCGCGAAGACTGGCAAGTGCGCTTTGCCGGAACGCGCTAA
- a CDS encoding aldo/keto reductase, translating to MKQLELGKSGIVVSDWSLGNMTFGNQTDEAEGFRQLDMARAAGITFFDTAEMYPVNPVTPESVGRSEEFLGRWLAARGRGDAVIATKVTGVGRQQVRGGEGFDSKIIRRTLEDSLRRLQLETIDIYQTHWPQRGSYAFRQNWSYDPSGQDPAGNIAHMDGVLGTLKDLQREGKIRAFGLSNESAWGTTRWVDRADAQGAPRVLTIQNEYSLLNRLFDTDLAEVAVNEGVTLLAYSPLAAGLLTGKYQNGAIPAGSRRSLVADLGGRVTPRVFDAVQAYLDIAAGAGLDPVQMALAWLRSRPFPLIPILGATTAAQLEVQLAGYDLRLSSDVLDAIEQTHRAHAMPF from the coding sequence ATGAAACAGCTGGAACTGGGCAAAAGCGGGATCGTGGTATCGGATTGGTCCTTGGGCAATATGACCTTTGGCAATCAAACCGATGAGGCCGAGGGCTTTCGCCAGCTTGATATGGCGCGTGCGGCGGGCATCACCTTTTTCGATACAGCCGAGATGTATCCCGTAAACCCAGTCACCCCCGAAAGCGTCGGCCGCAGCGAGGAATTTCTGGGCCGCTGGCTTGCGGCGCGCGGGCGCGGTGATGCGGTGATCGCGACCAAAGTCACCGGTGTTGGCCGCCAGCAAGTGCGCGGCGGCGAGGGGTTTGACAGCAAGATCATCCGCCGCACCCTCGAGGACAGCCTGCGCCGCTTGCAGTTAGAGACCATTGATATCTATCAGACCCACTGGCCGCAGCGCGGCTCTTATGCGTTTCGCCAGAACTGGAGCTATGATCCCTCTGGGCAGGACCCGGCGGGCAATATCGCGCATATGGATGGGGTGCTGGGCACGCTGAAAGATCTGCAGCGCGAGGGGAAAATCCGCGCCTTTGGTCTATCGAATGAAAGCGCTTGGGGCACCACGCGCTGGGTGGATCGCGCCGATGCGCAAGGCGCGCCGCGCGTGCTGACGATCCAGAACGAATATTCGCTGCTGAACCGGCTGTTCGACACCGATCTGGCCGAAGTTGCGGTGAACGAGGGGGTGACCCTGCTGGCCTATTCACCGCTGGCAGCGGGATTGCTGACCGGCAAATATCAAAACGGCGCCATTCCCGCAGGCTCGCGTCGCTCGCTGGTGGCCGATCTGGGCGGGCGCGTGACGCCGCGCGTCTTCGATGCGGTGCAGGCCTATCTGGATATCGCAGCGGGCGCGGGGCTAGACCCCGTGCAAATGGCGCTGGCCTGGTTGCGCAGCCGTCCGTTCCCGTTGATCCCGATCCTCGGGGCGACCACTGCCGCGCAGCTCGAGGTGCAACTCGCCGGTTACGATCTGCGCCTGAGCAGCGATGTGCTGGACGCGATCGAACAGACCCACCGCGCCCATGCGATGCCTTTTTAA